A part of Maniola hyperantus chromosome 14, iAphHyp1.2, whole genome shotgun sequence genomic DNA contains:
- the l(1)G0469 gene encoding uncharacterized protein l(1)G0469 isoform X2, protein MEARFVTCRSFQQTKPPEKSLAPPPTVKGLLSRFGSQAQALFAPKKPRFGSTVAIHKLRESKWFKHDEQNILCAVLETGFILEVRAEDPLPPDSTLSPDYHMYAIAMWKKGKEKTKNPEQIEVYTVQQKGVRKRIIKTTLSAFWKKDSVIRINNVDDKQETPNSEKDIRAKLEMATKSRFERNWHNTLHFVHWCRYGETPQEARMRQISLTTSKTPMIIIF, encoded by the exons ATGGAAGCCAGGTTTGTGACGTGCCGGAGCTTCCAGCAGACCAAGCCGCCCGAGAAGAGTTTAGCGCCGCCGCCGACGGTGAAAGGGCTGCTATCTCGCTTCGGAAGCCAGGCTCAAGCTTTGTTCGCGCCGAAGAAACCACGATTCGGTTCCACTGTAGCCATCCATAAGTTGAGGGAGTCCAAGTGGTTTAAACATGATGAGCAAAATATTCTGTGTGCGGTCCTCGAGACGGGATTCATATTGGAGGTCAGAGCGGAGGATCCTCTGCCGCCGGACTCTACGTTGTCCCCAGACTACCATATGTACGCCATTGCCATGTGGAAGAAGGGTAAAG aaaaaacaaaaaacccGGAACAGATAGAGGTGTACACAGTCCAGCAGAAAGGTGTACGAAAACGTATCATCAAGACCACCCTGAGTGCCTTCTGGAAGAAAGACTCCGTCATACGCATCAACAATGTAGACGACAAGCAAGAGACCCCCAACAGTGAAAAGGACATCAGAGCAAAG ctcgagatggcaacaAAATCCAGATTTGAAAGAAACTGGCATAATACACTGCATTTCGTCCACTGGTGCCGATATGGGGAGACTCCGCAAGAAGCTCGCATGAGACAG ATCAGCTTAACGACGTCGAAAACACCTATGATTATCATCTTTTGA
- the l(1)G0469 gene encoding uncharacterized protein l(1)G0469 isoform X1: MEARFVTCRSFQQTKPPEKSLAPPPTVKGLLSRFGSQAQALFAPKKPRFGSTVAIHKLRESKWFKHDEQNILCAVLETGFILEVRAEDPLPPDSTLSPDYHMYAIAMWKKGKEKTKNPEQIEVYTVQQKGVRKRIIKTTLSAFWKKDSVIRINNVDDKQETPNSEKDIRAKLEMATKSRFERNWHNTLHFVHWCRYGETPQEARMRQISESLKWGNIGMNMGVMLVSQGSARAKAKSV, from the exons ATGGAAGCCAGGTTTGTGACGTGCCGGAGCTTCCAGCAGACCAAGCCGCCCGAGAAGAGTTTAGCGCCGCCGCCGACGGTGAAAGGGCTGCTATCTCGCTTCGGAAGCCAGGCTCAAGCTTTGTTCGCGCCGAAGAAACCACGATTCGGTTCCACTGTAGCCATCCATAAGTTGAGGGAGTCCAAGTGGTTTAAACATGATGAGCAAAATATTCTGTGTGCGGTCCTCGAGACGGGATTCATATTGGAGGTCAGAGCGGAGGATCCTCTGCCGCCGGACTCTACGTTGTCCCCAGACTACCATATGTACGCCATTGCCATGTGGAAGAAGGGTAAAG aaaaaacaaaaaacccGGAACAGATAGAGGTGTACACAGTCCAGCAGAAAGGTGTACGAAAACGTATCATCAAGACCACCCTGAGTGCCTTCTGGAAGAAAGACTCCGTCATACGCATCAACAATGTAGACGACAAGCAAGAGACCCCCAACAGTGAAAAGGACATCAGAGCAAAG ctcgagatggcaacaAAATCCAGATTTGAAAGAAACTGGCATAATACACTGCATTTCGTCCACTGGTGCCGATATGGGGAGACTCCGCAAGAAGCTCGCATGAGACAG ATAAGCGAGTCGCTGAAGTGGGGTAACATTGGCATGAACATGGGCGTGATGCTCGTGAGCCAAGGCTCCGCTCGCGCCAAAGCGAAGTCAGTCTGA